One stretch of Passer domesticus isolate bPasDom1 chromosome 2, bPasDom1.hap1, whole genome shotgun sequence DNA includes these proteins:
- the NIPA1 gene encoding magnesium transporter NIPA1 produces MRMAVGAAAGEGAAQSPGPAAVSLGLSVAVVSSLVNGSTFVLQKKGIVRARGRGTSYLTDIVWWSGTIAMALGQIGNFLAYTAVPTVLVTPLGALGVPFGSILASYLLKEKLNILGKLGCLLSCAGSVVLIIHSPKSESVTTQAELEEKLTNPVFVGYLCIVLLMLLLLIFWIAPAHGPTNIMVYISICSLLGSFTVPSTKGIGLAAQDIFHNNPSSQRALYLCLVLLAVLGCSIIIQFRYINKALECFDSSVFGAIYYVVFTTLVLLASAILFREWSNVGVVDFLGMACGFTTVSIGIVLIQVFKEFNFNIGDLNKPNMKTD; encoded by the exons ATGCGGATGGCGGTCGGTGCGGCAGCGGGCGAGGGGGCAGCGcagagccccggccccgccgccgtgTCGCTGGGCTTGAGCGTGGCCGTGGTCTCCAGCCTGGTGAACGGCTCCACCTTCGTCCTGCAGAAGAAGGGGATCGTGCGGGCCCGCGGGAGAG GTACTTCATACTTAACTGATATAGTATGGTGGTCGGGCACTATTGCAA TGGCACTGGGTCAAATAGGGAATTTCTTGGCCTACACTGCAGTCCCAACTGTGCTAGTGACGCCCTTGGGAGCACTTGGCGTTCCATTTGG GTCTATCTTAGCTTCTTACCTACTGAAagagaaactgaacattctTGGCAAGCTGGGATGtttgctgagctgtgctgggtcTGTTGTTCTCATTATCCATTCCCCAAAGTCCGAGAGTGTAACGACTCAGGCTGAGCTTGAAGAGAAGCTTACAAATCCAG ttttcGTGGGTTATCTCTGCATAGTGCTGCTAATGCTTCTCCTGCTTATCTTCTGGATAGCTCCAGCTCATGGACCTACTAATATTATGGTTTACATCAGTATTTGCTCTCTGTTGGGCAGTTTCACTGTTCCCAGCACAAAAGGCATTGGGCTGGCTGCTCAAGATATCTTTCACAATAACCCATCAAGTCAAAGGGCTCTGTACCTCTGTCTGGTACTTCTGGCAGTATTAGGATGTAGCATTATCATTCAGTTCAGATACATCAATAAGGCACTGGAGTGTTTTGACTCCTCTGTGTTTGGTGCCATCTACTATGTTGTGTTTACCACCCTAGTCCTGCTGGCTTCAGCCATCCTTTTCAGGGAATGGAGTAATGTAGGAGTCGTAGATTTTTTGGGCATGGCTTGTGGATTCACCACAGTGTCTATTGGAATTGTTCTTATACAAGTCTTCAAAGAATTCAACTTCAATATTGGAGATTTAAACAAACCTAACATGAAGacagattaa